CACAAgctggtgtggtgatgcacacctttaatcccagcactcaggaggcaaaggcaggcagatctctgtgaggtcgaggccagtctggtctacagagtgggttccaggacagccagggctgttacacagagaaccttgcctcaaaaaaacaaaacaacaacaacaaaaaaaacaccaaccCAGAACCACTTACGGGCTGGGCATTGCTGTATATaactttaatcctaacacttgggaagcagaggcaggtggatctctatgagttcaaggctagcctggtctacgtggTGAGTTTCAGATCTAcaaagggagaccctgtctcaataataaataCAGGAATAAAAACAGCTTATTCCAGGTAAGTATGCAgagcacgcctgtaatcccagctaaggaggctgaggcaggatgaccgTTAAGGCCAGTTCAAGACAGGAGGAGCTAGGGagaggaaagcagaaaggtaggaaaagaaacaggaaaaagaaactcaGATGTGGGTGggatggtggcggcggcggcggttaCTGCCTGCTGTTCTCAAGGCAGCAGTGGCGGCAGGAAGAGCATTCCCGAGTGCTCTACCTACCTCTGCAGATACTTGGACAAGGTGACAGAAAACTGCAGAGAAAGGGCCCTGCCAGTGGACATCAATGGCTCTCTAAGCGCTCCTCGGTTCTCTGGCCAATAACTTCCCATAAAGCCTCTTCGATCAGAGTCACAGGAATGGAGAAGTTTGGAAATAGAGGCCAGATATGGGGCACTCTTGCTCAAAAACACTGATCTCCCCAGAAGCAGATGCAGTACTGGAACTCATGGGAACCCATGACTGCCTCACATTTTCTCTACAAGGAGGGAGAAGCTTCCCCACATCCCAAAAGACTTAATTCCCCTACTGTTCCATTCAAATGCAGCACAAAGCGACGCCTTGGTTTCTGGTGAAAGCACCCAAAGTTGCCCATTCTTCAGCTGAAATTTCAAGACACTGACACAGGAAGCCTCTGTGCAGGACCTAAGTGCCAGTACTGGGAGCTGGCCCCATGCTCAGGACCCTTGTGCCTGAGAGATCCGTGGGCCCATCGGCCCTCCCCACCAAGGCCTTCCCCCAGAATGGCTCACATCATTGCTGATGGTCGAATCTCGGTGCACCAGGCGCTGCACGTGGCTGTCGATGCTGCTGCCCGAGGAGAATTTAGGAAGCGTGGCTGGATGAGCTTCCCGCTCCCGCTGCCTCACCACCACCTCGCAGGCCTTCCACTCTGCCAGCACCTGCTGGTACCTCGCTGCCACTGCTGCGTCCACCTGTGCTCAGACCACACCATGACCATGAGGGAGGGTGCCCGGAGGCATGCCTCCCTCGGAGCTGAGTGAGCAGGTACTGGAACTTCAGCCTAGAGGGGACGCAGGAGCTGAGATGGCTGGACTGGAGCAGGCCCTGAGGTGAGGGCCATGGGGCCGCTCCATTACCATCTTCCGCTGCTGTTTCTAGCTAGGAGGGGCTGAGGCTTCCGAGACTCCCTCTCTGGGGTCACCTGCCCAGCTGCTGTTTCCTTGGCTCTGTAGGAGCAGGCTCCCTTACCTGCTCCATCTCCTTCTTGCTCATGCCAAACTTGTAGTGGCCGAGCAGGAAGGGCCAGACATCCTTGCGAATCTCATGTTCCACACCACCATAGTACACCTGCCGCAGCAGCTCCAGCTCCTTGTAGTTCTGAGGGATCCAGAGGGTAAAGACTATGCAGCCTCCAGTTACTGTGGCCCAGCAGCCAAGCCACATCCCAGGGAGAGCTGAGCCTGTGTTTTAGTGGCTTTCCTGAGCCCAGGGACACCCTGCTTGGGGTACCACATTCTCCTGTTCTGTGGTTACAGCTATAAGAGATCTGTCTCACCTCCTTCCTCGCAAAGTTTGTCAGATCTCAGATCAATATGGAAGTAGACTGGATTCCCAGCCCAGTCCCTTCCCATGCATATGAGATTCAGCCATACATCTACCATGCAGGTCACCCCATGGCATCAGTTTTGCCTATCTGCCCAACTCCCTACCATGCTTTACCGCAAACGACCATTCTGTTCAGAGCAGGCAGCCACATACAACTGTTGCCTCCCGGGTCCCCACCCCACGCCTCTGCCCTGGGAGCCCAGCGCGCACCTTTTTGTCCTTTTGATACTTGCTCCACACGTCCTTGGTAAGGCCACCTGTGGCCCCGGGGGGCCTGTCGGGTGGAATGATGTTGTGATGCACTAGCGCAGACAGGTGCGTCCTCACCGTGGACAGGTGGCGACAGTAGGCCAGCCCtgcagcggggagggggaggggggctgtgaCCGAGgcacttccccacccccacccctcagagCCCCCTTCACCACACACTCACAGCCATAGAAGGCCCGGGACACAATCTGCCTCTTCATGCTCTCGCACAGCAGCCTGAGAGGTAACCTGTGGAAACACCCTGGCTCAGAGGGAGGGGACTGGAGCCCACCGGTAAGAAGGGCGGACACTGCGGCTTCAGGGGGCTGTGTGGAGAGTGGGATAGATAACTTGATAGGATAAGACTGGCTCCCACCTTGCCAGCATCTTTGACGTTGCTATTGGGGGCCCCCACTTAAGCTAACTTTGCTCCAGtgaacacccccctccccccccccacacacacagggtttctctgtgtaaccaccctggctgtcctagaactcacttcatagaccaggctggcctagaactcacagagatcctcctgtctctgcctcccaagtgctgagactaaggatgtgtgccaccaccacctggcactccAGTGAATCTTGATTTCCTTATGTATAAATGGAGACACTTCAGGATCACCAGAAATGGCAGGTTAAAAATGAAGTGACTAGTGAAGGAGAATATTCAGTCAATGGACCCAAATTGTTCCCATGCTGCCTTCATACATGATAGTATTGAGTGTTCCCAGACACACAGCCTGACAGTGGGATATGCTCCTAACAGGAAGGGGAGCAGAGTATGGTATCTATTATGTGGAGGTACCACCCTGGGCACTCACATGATCCTTACCGGCTTTAGGAAGGAGGTGGTATTGCCCCATTTTGCAGGGGAGAAAACTGAGGTTTAGAAACACAGAAGTGCcaggcctttaatctctgcactcgggaggcagaggcaggcagatctctgtaacctggaggccagcctggtctacacagtgagatgcaggtcagccagagctacatagtgagactccgtctcaaacagaacaaacaaaacaaaaaggaaagacagaggctcacagagactccgCAACTTGCTGGAGTCATGCAGGTAGCATAAATGGAATTTGAATCCAGCTCTGTCCAGTCTAAAGAGCTACCCGGACAAGCTGACGGCGGGGCCTGTCAGGAGAGGAGGATACACTGGCATGCATGAATGGGGGCTAGTTCCCGTCCTTCCGACTCACCTGTCAGGAACGCAGCTGCAGTGACTGGGGGTTGCATACGGGGAGCTactggaggagcaggagaggcaggaggagccctggCTACACAGGGGCTCCAGGTGCCAGGCTGTCAGGCTGGGTCCAAACCCCTGCATCTCAATCATATCACCAGCATCTGAAGGCAGGGAGGGGCCAAGGTCAATGCCGGGTAGGCTTCCTCCCTCAAGTGCCCTGTAGCACGCCCACCTCTGCCCAGAGCTGCAGACGACATCACCCACTGGTGGGAATTCACAAGGTGGTGCCTGCCTGGTTGAGAACCCAGAGTTGGAGAGAGTGGGAGGGTGCCTGACACTGCCCAGCTTCCCTGGCCCTGGAGAAGACGGAAGGTGTGCTCTTTCCATGTAACGGAATACTCGGACTGAGTTGTGGGTGAGTTGTCTGCCCACCTCCGTCAATAGCAGAGAACACATGCTTTCCTAGAGGAAAGGTTAGAAGAGCAAAGGCCTCCACTCCCCGAAATGCTGCCAGTTAGCCTTGGCCTTTAAAGGCCCAGCCTGTTTCTTTCTGAGATGCTCAAGAATGTGTCTGGAAGCTTCAGTGTCAATGACCAACATCTCTGAGGAAGTCTCAAGCTGTCTTTCTCATTATCCTTGACTATCCAAGATCTGGTGGCCAGCGGCTAAGTAGGAACAGTGCTTCCTGCCCAGACCAGACACCCCGAGGCCTCCTCTGAGGGCACTCAGCATGGTAGCTCTTGTGTGAGCTGGGATGGGGGGGACTTCCCAGGGCTGGCAGGGTAGAAGTGGTGCCTGGGTACTTGGACCCAGTGATCCACCACACCAGCCATAGCTGAGCATGCCACGGTGGAGCATCACAGACAGATCCTTGGGCATGTCTGTCCGTCTGTAGGTGGAGCTGTCCCAGCCACCCCTGCTGATCTCAATTAGAATTGAGTCAAGACTCTTCAAAGTTTCTCGGGCCAGAGCAGGGCAGAACACTGTTCAGGGTGGATATTCGCCAGGAGCCACAGAGATGGACCACAGTGAAGGTGAAAAGCGAAAGACTGCTACCGCCGTGAGGGAGGAGGCTCACAAAGAGGGAAGAACTGAGAGAGCTGTGTGCTGAGGTCTGGTCAGCAGTGGTTTTCTAGGTAAATCTAGCAAGAGACCCTGACTCCCCCCCAGTCTGGAGGCCTAGGCCTGGTGCTTCTGGACAGCCAGACTCCAGCTCTGGGTGTGCCTTGGTGGAGAGGGCTGAGCTGATTTCCCTCCAGTCCCTCAAGGGCGGCCCTGCCTTGTCCCCCCAGACCCATGAGGAGGATTGTGTCAGCATCTGGCCCTTCAGCTCCACCGGGAGGTAAATTAAGGGAATCTACTTGGTAGGGGGGCTGCGGCTCTGGGAGTGAGGGGTTGCAAGCCATGCTGAAGACCTGGGGAAGAGCGGGAGAGGCCAAGTGCAGGTAGTAGGGATGGGGGCCTAGCTCATGCTCCTGCAGCAGGCAGGAGGCCAGGTGTGGGAGGAGCCGGGGGAGGGgtagaggtgggtgggtggggaggagtcagcccagccaggcagacagcaggcagcaggcagggatgGTGCAGAGGGTGGAGGATGGGCACAGAGGGAAACAAGCTCATGCCCAGAAAGCTGGGCCCAACCAAGGCACATCTCCTGGGTCAATGCTCTTCACCTTAATTCTCCAGGAAGGAGCTGAACCAGCCAGCATTGCACACTCTACACTGTGACAACCCAGTGCAGACAGCTGGAGCTCTGGAGTGACTGGGTGAGTGACTGACTGGTGAGGCAACAGGCTGGACGGGGTCTGCCGGGTCAGCTTTgactctgctctctcctctgagCATGAGGAGAGTATAAAGCAAATAATCGAGGGGTGTGAACCCCACAGCCCCTAGGACTCCGAGTGAAAGGTGCCTGGCCTGGAGCAGAATTAGAGTGAACAGCATCTCTGCTCTGTAGGGGGCAGCGGGAAccggagggggaagggaagagaccTGGACACCCCGCCACTTGAATCACATGCACAAGTCAAGCATGTTGCCGGCCTGAAAAAGCAGGGACTGCGGAACTCAACAGTGTTGTCATTACGGACTGGATAAAGAGGGAGCTCAGCCCTactcccctcttctctgtgcATCTTCTCCTCATACTGTACCTCTCCCCCAAGTACTGGGGGCACAGGGGGTACACTGTGGGTTCATCTAATCCCTAAATTCTATAAAAGGATACCCAGACTACTTCCAAGGCCTCTGAACTCCATGAGCTTGGAAATCTGTCTGATCTCGGAGACCTCAGTCCTAATACTAGTCAGTgggatttcctttttcttctgagaTCTCAAGTTGCCTGGGCTAGCTAGCTTCAGACTccttatgtagctaaggctgacctGGACCTCCTAGACCCGCCTCCCTCCACCCACAaagtgctgcaattacaggtgtgtgtaccACTCCACCCAGCAGTCAGTGGCCAAGAGGCCGGTTTTCGGGGTAACAAGTTCAACCGTCCCACACTACTCAGGGCCAGTTAACCAGTAAACAAGCGGTGTTGTTCAAGTCCACGGTGcaaagagctagctggcaagtgtgtgtgtgtgtgtctggaaccTAAAGAGTCGGGTACTCCATGGCCTACAGGactgggaaggaaggcagacCTGTGGCAGGAAGAAGAGCAGCCGGCAGGCTTGGCTGAGGGGTGCTGGGTGTGCTCTGAGCCATGGGCCTGGCTGGCAGGAATAGGAGTCATTACTACTGGTGGAATGACTCGGCTGTGCCCATGAGCAGGACTCTGTAGAAGTGTAAGGAGAGAATTAGAAGGGACAGCATCTCTGTAAGGAGTGTGACAGATCTATCAGCCTCGCTCTGTAAGAGTGAGCACCGATCGACTGGTATAGACATGGTGGGGACTGGGGAATTCCCTGGCATCTAAGAGCTAGCCTcgtctctgcttctctgtccaGCCTTCCTGGAGCCCGTCTACCCTCACAGAGCCCCTGGCCGATGGCTTTTCAAAGAGTGGGGCTCCTTCTCACCAGAGAGCTCCGTGGTAAAAAGAATTTGGTGGGCAGATGACTGCTGAGACAGTACTGGGCCGTGTTGTTTCTAGGGAAGGAGATCCTCCCACCATGGATGTTGGGGTCCAGAGTACAGGACACCTGGGTAACATCACTGGCCTGGCACCTAGCACCAGTGAGAAAACAGCCTGGCGATGTTGAGATACTTGCTCAAACCCATACAGTGAACCAGGGCCATGTGGGGCAGGAATTCAAGTTGCTGCTGGGAGCCTGCACCAGTCCCTGGCCCCCCTGTGCTAAGTACATCTAGCTTCATGCTAAAGTACCAGGTCTGCACGCTAAAGCACTCCAGccctcatgcatgctgggaagACCAATCCTGGGGGGTCTCTCCTCATGGTGACCCTCACCCCTCACCTGACCTGTCCACTTCCTATCTTGACCCCTGTCTTGTTAAGTCAGCGTTAGAAGCACAGGGCTGCAGCTGGCCTTTCCTGTtagcaggagagaaagaaagagaccacTGTCTGGCATCCGTCAGCATGACTGGCAGGACTGGGGAGAAGCTCTGGGAGCCATTCAGGCCCCTAAGAGGTGGGTCATCAGATagccagccctcctcccccagtggctctctttctctctccgcATAAAGCCCCCTCCTCAGCCAGAGCCATCTGCTCTGAACATCCTCTCTTCTTGCCAGTACCTGTGTGGCCTCCCTGTGTCCTCACTCATCTGCCTTCTGACGGAAGGAGATGGCCCTGCGGGCAAGTCCCCTAATGCCAACACTGCTGTGTGAGCCCCTGCAGTGGGTGGCAAGTGGGCCcaggggggtgagggtggaggacGGGGTGAGTCAGGGGTGGGAGGGATAAAAACCTTTCATCAGACTGGGAGCTGTGAGGTTCCGCGAGCAGATCATTGAGAGCATCGCGTGTAGcttatcctcctcttcctcatcatcGTCCACCGAGGCCGCACGGCTGGCCGCTAGGTGGTGGTAGTTAATAGTGACTGCTCAAAGAAAATAgcgagagaggcagaggcatgaggacccTAGTCCCTGGGCAGGAGAGACCAACTGCCTTCCTTGAGGTGAAAGGCATGGAGACTGGGATCACCTTGAACCTGCAAGgcacagaggagggaagggggcagggggcTGTCTAAGGACCCTCTGCAGGTTATCAGGAGAGGatgggaggctggggctggggggtggCTACAGAGCTCCACTGTTTGGAGGGATCCTCTCtaggaagaacagaagaaaggtgtgtgcgtgtgtgtgcgtgtgtgttcatgcatttgCGTGCGCGCCTAGGAGATCACCAACCCTGACTAAGGCCAGCTAGGACTCTGGCCAGATGGATCCCATCTTTCTTTAGCTGCTGTCATGGTCAAGCTGAACTTAACTTAGAGATGACTCCAAGTCCCTCAGTTTAGAGTATAAATTCAACCTTCTTCTTCCAGGGTCCCCTCAGAGCCATCTTTGAGGAGCGGGAGTCACTCAACTGAGTTTCAGCTCCTGATGCCTGGCTCACACTCCAGGGAGGGAAGAGGTCCTTAAAATGATGTGACCAGAATGGAACGTGTCATGGACTGAAGGAGCGAAACAGAGGCTGCAAGTCAAAACCAAGCCACGTCTGAGGTGAAATGCCAGCCTACAGCATCCTGGCTGTAGCTGTCTCTTGTCTGGTACATCTGGCAGGAATGGAGTCCCCCAAGCCCAGGTCCTCCAAGCCTCTTTGGAACATTTGTGCCATAGCCATCTGTATGAAGTCTGGGTCATCTGCCCATCGACAAAGACATGTAACTGTGGACAACTTTCTGGCACAAGTTAGGAAACGCAGGGAGGGGTAGGTGGTCTGGCTGGCAGCAATCACTGTGGACTGACAGATTCCCTGACCTCATCTTCAAGAAATGCAAGTCTGGTGCAGAGAACCCCGCAGGTGGTAGCATCACTGAGCAGAAAGAGCACCGATGAGGCAGGTACTTAGCCGTAGATGCCCTGAGGCCCAGGTGTGCACCAGGACCCCAGCCCTCGACATCCGGGTCCCACCCCCTTCAGATGCAGTTCCTGCTCCTGTATCGAGCCGGCTTGAGGACTTGGCTCTAGACGTGAACTTGCACTGTCATAGAAGTGCAGTTCCCGTGCCCAGGCTGATCTGTGGAGGCTGGGCGGTGGGGCCAGAGAGGGGTGGAGAGCTCGCCATCGCTTATCTCAGCCTGAAGAGGAACGCAGAGTTCCCCACCTTCTATTCATATTTCTAGTCTCCTTTTTTTCCTGCATCATGACATGAAATATGACTAAGAAGCTTGTATGGTGATGCCTGGGTCTGCGGAGCTGAGAGTCTCAGGGTGATTGGGGGAAGACAGCTAGGCACAAGACAGGGATGACCTGTGAAAGACTCAGCGGGGAGGCTGTAAGTGATGAACCTCTGGCCTTgacctggcctggcctggccagtGGGAGCACAGTGCTCCCACATCCCCTGAGCATTCTCCACAGGGAACGTGGGGACACTCACTGCGCTCGTGCCTGTGCCCAGGGTAGATGATCCGGAACACGTAGTCTGTGGCCCGTCCTACACCCAACTCCTCCACATCGACTGAACGTACGCTGCTGCGTTTCCGTAGCTTGGGGAAAACCTTGCCCTGCGGAGGGAGTGGGTGGTCAGCTCGTCCAGTGCACCGTCCCACCCAAGGTCCCACCCAAACCTGTTCCTGAGAACTGTTTgctggaaaggaagagaggaggcctTTCTTCACCCAGCCCTGCACCCAGAGCCTCCCCTGCCGAGGTACCTTTCCCTGCTGGGTCCACAGCGGGGGCTCAAGCTGTCCACGAGGCAGCAGCCCATTCTCCAGACATGACAGAAAGGACAGCAGGTGTCCTCCCTGTGGGAAGTGCAGTGGCGGCCTCTGGATGCCATCCTGGCTCACCAGCACAAGCGTGCCACCGCTCTCTGGTGGGGGTGAATGCCCACGAGTGAGGCTGGGGCCCTTCTTGATCTCCCAACCCATCACCCTGGCCCGACTGGTGAGATTGCCCAGGCTAGGAAGGAGGGTAGACAGGCTAGCACATGCCTTGGGTGGTGCACTAATAGGAACAGTAGAGGgctggctagatggctcagcgggtaaaggggCCTGAGGCAAAGCCTAAGAATCTGAGCTTCATTCCCAACCctagggtgggaggagagaagtgactcctgcaaACGGTCCTCAGGTCCCCATGTGCACTGTGGTGCAGATGTCAACATGTGTacttacacatgtgtatacactaAATAATGTCAAAAAAATGAAGCTGGAGAGTTtggttcagtgggtaagtgcACTTGGTGTTActacagaggacccagcttcaattcctagcacccatatggttgGTCACGggtatctgtaattctagttctgggGAGCCAATCCCTCTTtgggcttccttgggcaccaggcatatacatggtgcacatatatacatgtaggcggAACATGCACGcacataaagttttaaaataataatttaaaaattgaaagccTAAGGACAGCGGGAGGGCTGGGCGTGCGCAGAACACGTGCTGAGCCTGTCCAGCGCCGAGTCtgactcccagcactgggagggacGCAGGAAGTCTGACAGGCCCCATGCACAGTGCACAACAGCACGGAGGCGTGTGTCGTCCCCctgtccccccccctcccccccgcgtGCTTCAGACGAGCAGACTCACTTTGCTGGTGGCAGTGGATGCAGACGATCTGACTGAAGGGTACCACCAGGGCATAGTCCCAGTAAACACTGAAAAGGAACCACAGGGTGTCACTGTCCCCTAAGACTTGCCTCTGTCAACTGGTCCTATCACCCCCTGAAACTATGTTGAAGAGAGGGCAGCCGCAGCCAGGCAGTGACCTCGGCCAGCCCTTCCCTCTAAGTTTCATgctgcttgcctggcacacagccTGGCACACAGCCTGGCAGTCTTAGCTGTCCACCCTTGGCTTGCGCAAACCCCTCCACGGCCAGGCATGGCTCAGCCTCAGAGGGCTTGGGAATCACTCAGGCAGCCTTTCCCAGTAACTCTTGGCATTGAATAAGGAGTAAGGCTTGGCCCTTGGAGTCTGCTTTgtttctccatcccttccttccctgggaCCAAggctccatcccttccttccctgggaCCAAGGCtccatccccttccttccctgggaCCAAggctccatcccttccttccctgggaCCAAGGCTCCATcccttccctgcttcctgagAGCAAGTGTAAAACCTTTACCTCTTTTCTAGCTCAGAGTCCCCGAGAGTTCCGTTCATGAGTTGGTTGGGAGTCCACTTTAGAGTCAGGTTCTCTGCAGACTGATGCAGGGAGAGGTAGCCAGGGACCGCCTCCATGTCCTCCTTCTATAGGGAAGAGATACACCAGAAGACAGACAGTATGGGCCTGAGAATCTCGTAAGATGGCCGGTGAGAATGAGCCCAAGAGGGAGCACACCAGGCCAGCAATGGGGATCCTGGGGCTAGAAGCTGGGcagagcaaggagagagagaagctctATCTGAATGTCTCTTCCCAGTTGGCTTAGTGCCATTGGCTCTGTCCTGTTGGCCTGGGTGCCAGGTATGCCGCTGGCCAGCCACACCCATGCTGGGCATTCACTCTGCCTGCTGGCTGCCATCCTAGCCCTGGACAGCCTGGATTTCGGCTAGCCAGGGCAGATGTCGTCCCTGTCTCCTGCCAACTCCAAGCTGGGCACGAGTCATATGACAATAAGGGATGGGCAGGGTGACAGTCCCTTCTCTCTGGTCAAGTTCTGTAGCGGAGAAACTGGCTGGAAACTTCTGGTCCCGGGAAGGCAGGTCTCAAGAGGGCAGCGAGGGAAGATTGGTGGCACAAAGCATTCCTACCGGCTGCACCAGCACGTTGTTCTTGCCATAGAGCAGCCGAGTTCTCGAGTTCTGGTGCAGGGACTCCACGTACTCACGGGCGCAGGCAGCTAGCCGGTCTTCGGAAGTGCCGCCACTAGAGTGGCGCTTCCGGATCTGCCAGGCAAAGTTACGGCTCAGGCCCCCACCCTGGGCAACTGCTCTTAGGACTGGAGAATCTTCAGGCTCCCATGTACCACAGGCCTCTCTAGCTGACTCTGTCACCCTTTGCTCTCTAATCGACAGTAGGCATGGGCTACTGGCATTTATGCAGGCCCTAGTATAGACAGGAAGTCCTCTTGGGTGGCTAATACCTGGCGGCCCATAAGCATAGTCTGAATAAGTGAGcacaggaggtggggaggaggataCGAACCCCCAGGGCAGGGCGCTTTGCTGGGGAGTCCTGTCGATTAGGGGGACCCCGGATACGATGCCTCTGGACTAGCTCGTCAGCAGAGGGGTCAGTCCAGTAGTGATCAGCTGTCTTGAGCTTCGTGTACTCCAAGGCACAGGGTCCCACTATGGAGACAGGGATGGTTAGTTTAGCTGGGTCTGTTTCCTCGCTCACTCCTCACTCCACTGAGCCAACACAGGCCTTTAAGTTTTCAAGctcacctaggagacaggccAGGACTGGGCCAAACACAGGGTCTGCCAGTAATGCTTCCTTTTCATAGTACTTGCTGccaagaggagacagagacagggtgaCTACCCGGGCCAGGATGGTCAAGCTCACTCAGGGGAAGCACACCCACAGACCAGATTCATGTCAGTCACCAGAAAAGAATGAGTCAATAGGATGAAGTGTTATAGGGTTCTTGTTGTGGTCTATGTTCTTGGGGTGCCAAAAGAGGGATGGAGGCATGCCTACAGACCGCCATGGACTATTCAGCATGGAGAGGGGATGAGCTGAGGTGGACCAAGGAG
This Peromyscus maniculatus bairdii isolate BWxNUB_F1_BW_parent chromosome 8, HU_Pman_BW_mat_3.1, whole genome shotgun sequence DNA region includes the following protein-coding sequences:
- the Sgsm2 gene encoding small G protein signaling modulator 2 isoform X1; translated protein: MGSAEDAVKEKLLWNVKKEVKQIMEEAVTRKFVHEDSSHIIALCGAVEACLLHQLRRRAAGFLRSDKMAALFTKVGKTCPVAGEICHKVQELQQQVEGRKPSGGGQEALRKQGSGSGKAPALSPQALKHIWVRTALMEKVLDRVVQYLAENCSKYYEKEALLADPVFGPVLACLLVGPCALEYTKLKTADHYWTDPSADELVQRHRIRGPPNRQDSPAKRPALGIRKRHSSGGTSEDRLAACAREYVESLHQNSRTRLLYGKNNVLVQPKEDMEAVPGYLSLHQSAENLTLKWTPNQLMNGTLGDSELEKSVYWDYALVVPFSQIVCIHCHQQKSGGTLVLVSQDGIQRPPLHFPQGGHLLSFLSCLENGLLPRGQLEPPLWTQQGKGKVFPKLRKRSSVRSVDVEELGVGRATDYVFRIIYPGHRHERITINYHHLAASRAASVDDDEEEEDKLHAMLSMICSRNLTAPSLMKDAGDMIEMQGFGPSLTAWHLEPLCSQGSSCLSCSSSSSPYATPSHCSCVPDRLPLRLLCESMKRQIVSRAFYGWLAYCRHLSTVRTHLSALVHHNIIPPDRPPGATGGLTKDVWSKYQKDKKNYKELELLRQVYYGGVEHEIRKDVWPFLLGHYKFGMSKKEMEQVDAAVAARYQQVLAEWKACEVVVRQREREAHPATLPKFSSGSSIDSHVQRLVHRDSTISNDVFISVEDLEPPGPQDPDDSRPKQEQEPATGTPGTAAAEQQSVEFDSPDSGLPSSRNYSVASGIQSSLDEAQSVGFEEDGAGEEAPSDGPAPAAHTFSEPHDPGQEKLAPASELEAGEELAAVCAAAYTIELLDTVALNLHRIDKDVQRCDRNYWYFTTPNLERLRDIMCSFVWEHLDVGYVQGMCDLLAPLLVVLDNDQLAYSCFSQLMKRMSQNFPNGGAMDTHFANMRSLIQILDSELFELMHQNGDYTHFYFCYRWFLLDFKRELLYEDVFAVWEVIWAARHISSEHFVLFIALALVEAYREIIRDNNMDFTDIIKFFNERAEHHDAQEILRIARDLVHKVQMLMDNK
- the Sgsm2 gene encoding small G protein signaling modulator 2 isoform X4, which gives rise to MEEAVTRKFVHEDSSHIIALCGAVEACLLHQLRRRAAGFLRSDKMAALFTKVGKTCPVAGEICHKVQELQQQVEGRKPSGGGQEALRKQGSGSGKAPALSPQALKHIWVRTALMEKVLDRVVQYLAENCSKYYEKEALLADPVFGPVLACLLVGPCALEYTKLKTADHYWTDPSADELVQRHRIRGPPNRQDSPAKRPALGIRKRHSSGGTSEDRLAACAREYVESLHQNSRTRLLYGKNNVLVQPKEDMEAVPGYLSLHQSAENLTLKWTPNQLMNGTLGDSELEKSVYWDYALVVPFSQIVCIHCHQQKSGGTLVLVSQDGIQRPPLHFPQGGHLLSFLSCLENGLLPRGQLEPPLWTQQGKGKVFPKLRKRSSVRSVDVEELGVGRATDYVFRIIYPGHRHERNAGDMIEMQGFGPSLTAWHLEPLCSQGSSCLSCSSSSSPYATPSHCSCVPDRLPLRLLCESMKRQIVSRAFYGWLAYCRHLSTVRTHLSALVHHNIIPPDRPPGATGGLTKDVWSKYQKDKKNYKELELLRQVYYGGVEHEIRKDVWPFLLGHYKFGMSKKEMEQVDAAVAARYQQVLAEWKACEVVVRQREREAHPATLPKFSSGSSIDSHVQRLVHRDSTISNDVFISVEDLEPPGPQDPDDSRPKQEQEPATGTPGTAAAEQQSVEFDSPDSGLPSSRNYSVASGIQSSLDEAQSVGFEEDGAGEEAPSDGPAPAAHTFSEPHDPGQEKLAPASELEAGEELAAVCAAAYTIELLDTVALNLHRIDKDVQRCDRNYWYFTTPNLERLRDIMCSFVWEHLDVGYVQGMCDLLAPLLVVLDNDQLAYSCFSQLMKRMSQNFPNGGAMDTHFANMRSLIQILDSELFELMHQNGDYTHFYFCYRWFLLDFKRELLYEDVFAVWEVIWAARHISSEHFVLFIALALVEAYREIIRDNNMDFTDIIKFFNERAEHHDAQEILRIARDLVHKVQMLMDNK
- the Sgsm2 gene encoding small G protein signaling modulator 2 isoform X2: MEEAVTRKFVHEDSSHIIALCGAVEACLLHQLRRRAAGFLRSDKMAALFTKVGKTCPVAGEICHKVQELQQQVEGRKPSGGGQEALRKQGSGSGKAPALSPQALKHIWVRTALMEKVLDRVVQYLAENCSKYYEKEALLADPVFGPVLACLLVGPCALEYTKLKTADHYWTDPSADELVQRHRIRGPPNRQDSPAKRPALGIRKRHSSGGTSEDRLAACAREYVESLHQNSRTRLLYGKNNVLVQPKEDMEAVPGYLSLHQSAENLTLKWTPNQLMNGTLGDSELEKSVYWDYALVVPFSQIVCIHCHQQKSGGTLVLVSQDGIQRPPLHFPQGGHLLSFLSCLENGLLPRGQLEPPLWTQQGKGKVFPKLRKRSSVRSVDVEELGVGRATDYVFRIIYPGHRHERITINYHHLAASRAASVDDDEEEEDKLHAMLSMICSRNLTAPSLMKDAGDMIEMQGFGPSLTAWHLEPLCSQGSSCLSCSSSSSPYATPSHCSCVPDRLPLRLLCESMKRQIVSRAFYGWLAYCRHLSTVRTHLSALVHHNIIPPDRPPGATGGLTKDVWSKYQKDKKNYKELELLRQVYYGGVEHEIRKDVWPFLLGHYKFGMSKKEMEQVDAAVAARYQQVLAEWKACEVVVRQREREAHPATLPKFSSGSSIDSHVQRLVHRDSTISNDVFISVEDLEPPGPQDPDDSRPKQEQEPATGTPGTAAAEQQSVEFDSPDSGLPSSRNYSVASGIQSSLDEAQSVGFEEDGAGEEAPSDGPAPAAHTFSEPHDPGQEKLAPASELEAGEELAAVCAAAYTIELLDTVALNLHRIDKDVQRCDRNYWYFTTPNLERLRDIMCSFVWEHLDVGYVQGMCDLLAPLLVVLDNDQLAYSCFSQLMKRMSQNFPNGGAMDTHFANMRSLIQILDSELFELMHQNGDYTHFYFCYRWFLLDFKRELLYEDVFAVWEVIWAARHISSEHFVLFIALALVEAYREIIRDNNMDFTDIIKFFNERAEHHDAQEILRIARDLVHKVQMLMDNK